The following proteins come from a genomic window of Chaetodon auriga isolate fChaAug3 chromosome 16, fChaAug3.hap1, whole genome shotgun sequence:
- the LOC143333842 gene encoding GTPase IMAP family member 8: MATSELSARDGWCTSQLNIILLGGRNSGKSSVGNFILGKEEFDTKERTSCSRRLGVVAGRWLTVVDAPGWWCDFSAQDTSELVKREIISSVSLCSPGPHVFLITVKASSAFSEKRRRAVEEHVALLGERVWSHCMVVFTSADDRPKHAEEEGGKALRWLTEKCSQRCHTVIWSSDTEVTKLLEKIQKLVTENGNRVFEMQEKLLRVTEEEKRGVEERAQQRFTRTRKHRWLMREWLQPITDIRIVLVGAKGSGKTSTLNTILSRESAERPRRTARCRVGTGVVFGRRVTVVDTPGWWMNYFCDESPVFDRRELLISLSLCPPGPHVFLLVIRVDRAFTDTYRRAAQEHLQLIAEHIWSRVIVLFSFGDWLCGTTAEQCIESEGGPLRWLVDRCGNRYHVLNNKTKGDGFQVRELIGKIEEMLAGCSGGQHYEIERKAMEQMEDEMRRERERAKERLMKKEKQRQMARSQLEKLNPLPELRIVLVGGRKTGKSSCGNTILSRESFPTETQTTSCSEKPAKISGRMVAVLDTPGGLSVTSDLLGPSCALLLVVNVSSSFKDTHREALEKQLEAGGGQTWSRAAVLFSHGDWLGDTSIEQRIESEGGPLQRLVERCGGRYHVLDNKQRGEGAQVNELIELIEEMLVGERLAVRHGGVWESVSSAGGQQTDAATLCKRDSKVLTSCSHQLSNDLAESVGSTAQTSLNCSDDGGQIAAVPAGRRGGRTGLTILDRDSFMSSLVSVLSGKQRLRWTINLPVWFSADDLHLRLNGESQVHLLSPRHQTKLLALPQTQSRKLENVISVNNLCHPALREQTPRRPSEPGGLQALIDQWDHSTLEELEAFIDSYFEMVWEQTMGSCQSTEPDCPTIEQEAVDEAAAQEEVLSSIDRKLSRLDLLEEIRRDLAELRTSLEHSWKVIEELREKSKQDDNDDVDKV; this comes from the exons ATGGCAACCAGCGAGCTGTCAGCGC ggGACGGCTGGTGTACGTCACAGTTAAACATTATCCTTCTTGGTGGCAGAAACTCCGGAAAGAGCTCAGTGGGGAACTTTATCTTGGGCAAAGAGGAGTTTGACACCAAAGAGAGGACCTCGTGCTCTCGGAGGCTGGGTGTGGTGGCCGGACGGTGGCTCACGGTGGTGGACGCTCCCGGCTGGTGGTGCGACTTCAGCGCTCAGGACACATCCGAGCTGGTGAAGAGGGAGATTATAAGCAGCGTCTCTCTGTGCTCACCAGGCCCACATGTATTTCTGATTACGGTCAAGGCCAGCTCGGCCTTCTCAGAGAAGCGTCGCAGGGCCGTGGAGGAGCACGTGGCCCTGCTGGGTGAGAGGGTGTGGAGTCACTGCATGGTGGTCTTCACCTCCGCTGACGACAGGCCTAAACacgcagaggaagaggggggaaagGCCCTCCGCTGGCTCACCGAGAAGTGCAGCCAGAGGTGTCACACTGTTATCTGGAGCAGTGATACTGAAGTCAcaaagctgctggagaaaatcCAGAAACTtgtgacagaaaatggaaacagagTGTTTGAGATGCAGGAGAAGCTTTTACGGGTgactgaagaggagaagagaggagtggaggagagggctcagcagAGGTTTACAAGAACCAGGAAACACAGATGGCTCATGAGAG AGTGGCTGCAGCCTATTACTGATATCCGGATTGTGCTGGTGGGAGCAAAGGGTTCTGGGAAAACTTCCACACTGAACACAATCCTGAGCAGAGAGAGCGCCGAGCGGCCGAGGAGAACGGCCCGGTGCCGGGTGGGAACAGGTGTGGTGTTTGGGAGACGTGTGACGGTGGTGGACACACCCGGCTGGTGGATGAACTACTTCTGTGACGAGAGTCCCGTGTTCGACCGCAGGGAGCTGCTgatcagtctgtctctctgtcctccggGGCCTCACGTCTTCCTGCTGGTGATCCGTGTGGACAGAGCCTTCACTGACACCTACAGGAGAGCCGCGCAGGAGCACCTCCAGCTGATCGCCGAGCACATCTGGAGTCGTGTCATCGTGCTCTTCAGTTTTGGGGACTGGCTGTGCGGCACGACTGCAGAGCAGTGCATCGAGAGCGAGGGGGGGCCTCTGCGGTGGCTCGTTGACAGATGCGGCAACAGGTATCATGTCCTGAACAATAAAACTAAAGGGGATGGGTTTCAAGTCAGAGAACTGATTGGGAAGATTGAGGAAATGTTGGCCGGCTGCAGCGGCGGCCAGCATTATGAGATCGAGAGGAAAGCGATGGAACAGATGGAGGACgagatgagaagagagagggagagagccaaGGAGAGACTGATGAAGAAGGAGAAGCAAAGACAGATGGCGAGGTCTCAGCTGG AGAAGCTCAATCCTCTTCCAGAGCTGAGAATAGTGCTCGTTGGTGGCAGGAAAACAGGCAAGAGCTCCTGTGGAAACACCATCCTGAGCAGAGAGAGCTtccccacagaaacacaaaccacCTCCTGCTCCGAAAAACCAGCCAAAATCAGCGGGAGGATGGTGGCAGTGCTGGACACGCCGGGCGGCCTCtccgtgacctctgacctcctcggGCCATCCTGCGCTCTCCTCCTGGTTGTCAATGTGAGCTCCTCGTTCAAAGACACCCACAGGGAGGccctggagaaacagctggaggcaggaggaggccAGACGTGGAGCAGAGCGGCGGTCCTGTTCAGCCACGGCGACTGGCTGGGCGACACCAGCATCGAGCAGCGCATCGAGAGCGAAGGAGGGCCGCTGCAGAGGCTGGTTGAGAGGTGTGGGGGCAGATATCATGTGCTGGACAATAAACAGCGCGGGGAGGGAGCGCAGGTCAACGAGCTGATCGAGCTGATCGAGGAGATGCTGGTAGGAGAGAGACTGGCTGTTCGTCATGGAGGCGTGTGGGAAAGTGTTTCTTCAGCAGGAGGGCAGCAGACAGACGCGGCGACGCTGTGCAAAAGAGATTCAAAGGTGCTTACGAGCTGCAGCCACCAGCTGTCTAATGACT TGGCTGAATCAGTCGGCTCCACTGCTCAGACATCACTAAACTGCTCAGATGATGGAGGACAGATAGCGGCAGTGCCAgcaggaagacgaggaggacgGACTGGACTCACCATCCTGGACAGAGACAGCTTCATGTCCTCTTTAGTCTCTGTGCTCTCTGGTAAACAGAGACTGAGGTGGACTATAAATCTGCCTGTCTGGTTCTCGGCTGATGATCTTCACCTGAGACTGAACGGTGAAAGTCAGGTGCATCTGCTCTCACCTAGACATCAGACAAAGCTTCTGGCTTTacctcaaacacaaagcaggaagCTGGAAAATGTCATCAGTGTGAATAATCTCTGCCATCCTGCACTGAGAGAGCAGACCCCCAGGAGGCCCAGTGAGCCTGGAGGTCTGCAGGCCCTGATCGACCAGTGGGACCACAGCaccctggaggagctggaggcctTCATTGACTCCTACTTCGAGATGGTCTGGGAGCAAACCATGGGGTCGTGTCAGAGCACTGAGCCTGACTGTCCCACCATAGAGCAGGAGGCTGTCGACGAGGCGGCTGCACAGGAGGAGGTGCTCTCATCCATCGACAGGAAGCTTTCAAGACTGGACCTCCTTGAGGAGATCAGGAGGGATCTGGCAGAGCTGAGGACGAGTCTGGAACACAGCTGGAAGGTTATAGAGGAACTCAGAGAAAAAAGTAAACaggatgataatgatgatgttgATAAAGTGTAA